The segment TGCGGGGTCGTCGACGGCGGCATCGTCGAAGGTGCCTACGGCTACGAGGCCGGTCAGAGCGCGGTCGGCGACATCTTCGCCTGGTGGCTCCGGCAGGGCGTACCGGAGCACTACCGCGCCGAGGCGGAGGCGTCGGGCGAGGACCTGCACCAGCTCCTGACCCGCAAGGCGACCGACCAGCCGGTCGGCGCGCACGGCCTGGTCGCCCTGGACTGGATGAACGGCAACCGCTCCCCTCTGGTCGACCACCACCTCTCGGGAGTCGTCGCCGGCCTCACCCTCGACACCCGCCCCGAGGACGTCTACCGGGCCCTGCTCGAATCCACCGCCTTCGGCACCCGGATCATCGTCGAGACCTTCGAGGACGGCGGGATTCCCGTGGAGGAGTTCATCGTCACCGGAGGCCTGCGGAAGAACGCGCTGCTCATGCAGATCTATGCCGACGTGCTCCGCCGTCCCGTCTCCGTCGGCACCTCCGAACAGGGCCCGGCGCTCGGCTCGGCCATCCACGCTGCCGTCGCCGCGGGCGCCTACCCCGACGTCCGCTCCGCCGCCTCCGTCATGGGCAGCGTCCGGCGCCACGCCTACGTGCCCGACGCGGCACGCGCGGACGCCTACGACGCGCTGTTCGGCGAGTACCGCGCCCTGCACGAGTACTTCGGCACCGGCGCGGACCTCCTCCTGCACCGCCTGCGGCGCATCCGCAACACCGCACGCCTCGCCGCCACCGGCTGACCGGCCGCCTCGCCACCACCGACCGGCAGGCCGCCTCGCCACCACCGACCGGCCGGCCGCCTCGCCACCACCGACCGGCCGGGGGGTGCCTCCCCGCCCCCGGCCGCCATCGGCCCGACTTCTCCCACCCGCACCTCCGAGGAGCACACCCGACATGACGCTCACCCAGCCCGACCGCGAGATCTGGTTCCTCACCGGCAGCCAGGGGCTTTACGGCGCTGAGACCCTGGCCCAGGTCGCCGACCAGTCCCGCACCATCTGCGACACGCTCGCCGGACAGCCCCAGATGACCGTCCGCCTGGTGTGGAAGCCGGTCCTCACCGATGCGGCCGCCATTCGCGCGCTCATGCTGGAGGCCAACGCCGACGACCGCTGCATCGGCCTGATCGCCTGGATGCACACCTTCTCGCCGGCCAAGATGTGGATCGCCGGCCTCGACGCCCTGAGCAAGCCCCTGCTGCACCTGCACACTCAGGCCAACCGCCGACTGCCCTGGTCCACCATCGACATGGACTTCATGAACCTGAACCAGGCCGCCCACGGCGACCGCGAGTTCGGATTCGTCCAGACCCGTCTCGGCGTCCCGCGCAAGACCGTGGCAGGCCATGTCTCCAACCCCGAGGTCGTCGACCGCATCGCCGGATGGGCCCGCGCCGCCGTCGGCCGCGCCGAGCTCACCACCCTCAGACTTGCCAGGTTCGGCGACAACATGCGCGACGTCGCCGTCACCGAGGGCGACAAGGTCGAGGCGCAGCTGCGGTTCGGGGTCTCGGTCAACACGTACGGCGTCAACGACCTCGTCGCGGTGGTCGACGCCGCCCCCGAAGACGCCGTCTCCGCCCTCGTCAAGGAGTACGAGGACCTCTACGCCCTCGCACCCGAGCTGCGGCCCGGCGGCGAGCGCCACGACTCCCTGCGCTACGCCGCCCGCGTCGAAGCCGGTCTCCGTACCTTCCTCACGGAAGGCGGGTTCCGTGCCTTCACCACCAACTTCGAGGACCTCGGCGGCCTGCGCCAGCTGCCCGGGCTCGCCGTGCAGCGCCTGATGGCGGACGGCTACGGCTTCGGGGGCGAAGGCGACTGGAAGACCTCCACCCTGCTGCGCACGCTGAAGGCGATGGACCACGGCCTGCCCGGCGGCACCTCCTTCATGGAGGACTACACGTACGACCTCACGCCGGGTCAGGAACTCATCCTCGGCGCCCACATGCTGGAGGTCTGCCCCTCGATCACGACGGCGACGCCCACCTGCGAGATCCACCCGCTCGGCATCGGCGGACGCGAGGACCCGGTCCGCCTCGTCTTCGACGCGGATCCCGGTCCGGCCGTGGTCGTCGGTCTCGCCGACATGGGCGACCGGTTCCGCCTCGTCGCCAACCACATCGACGTCGTCGCCCCGCCCGAGCCGCTGCCGAAGCTCCCCGTCGCCCGGGCCGTCTGGCGCCCGCGCCCGGACCTGCGTACCTCCACCGAGGCATGGCTGACGGCCGGAGCCCCGCACCACACCGTCCTGACCACCGCCCTCGGCGGCGAGGAGCTCGAGGACCTCGCCGAGATGCTGCGGACCGAGCTCGTCGTCATCGACGAGGACACCACCGTACGGCGGTTCACGCGCGAGCTGCGCTGGAACCAGGCGTACCACCGCCTGGCCCAGAGCCTGTGAGCACCTCCACCTCCACCACCGCATCCACCCCCGCGAGGACGGAGCCCTCCGTGACCACCGCCGTTTCCAAGGAGCTGCGCCGGGAGGTGCTGGAGGCCAACCTCCGCATCCCCCGGGCCGGTCTGGCCACCCTCACCTGGGGCAACGTGAGCGGCGTGGACCGGGACGCCGGCGTCTTCGTCATCAAGCCCTCGGGCGTGTCCTACGACGTGCTGAGCGAGGAGGACCTGGTCGTCGTCTCCCTGGCCGATGGAAGCGTCACCGAAGGCCACCTGCGGCCGTCCACCGACACGGAGACGCACCGGAGCCTCTATCTGGCCTTCCCCTCCATCGGAGGCGTGACCCACACGCACTCCACCCACGCCGTCGCCTTCGCCCAGGCCCGGCGTCCGATACCGGTGCTCGGCACGACCCACGCGGACACCTTCAACGGTCCCGTTCCGGTCACCGCGGCCCTCACCTCCGAGCAGTGCGCCACGCACTACGAGTACAACACCGGTCAGGTCATCGTGGACCTGCTCGACCGTGACGACACGCGGGCCCGGGAAGTCCCCGGAGCCCTGGTCGCCCACCACGGCCCCTTCACCTGGGGCGTCGGCGCCACCGCGTCCCTGGAGCACGCCATCATCTGCGAGGCGGTGGCCGAGATAGCGCTCCACACCATCGCCCTGGGCACGGTCGAACCCCCGCAGCACGTACTGGACCGCCACTTCACCCGCAAGCACGGCCCCGGCGCCTACTACGGCAACCCTCCCTCCGCCTGACAGCACCGAGGGGAGCCAGGATGATCCTGGCTCCCCTCTTTGGCGTGGTGCGACCGGTCAGGCGCGGGTCCAGCGCTGGTTGGTGCCGTTCCAGCAGGAGTACAGCTGGATCAGCGTGCCGTTGACGGTGCCGTTGGCGGCGGCGTCGAGGCAGAGGCCGGACTGGACGCCGACGATGGTTCCGTCGGTGTTCAGGCGCCACTTCTGGTTGTCGCCGCCCCAGCAGCTGTAGATCTGCACCTTCGAGCCGTTGGCGGTGCCGGCGGCGTCGAGGCATTTGTTGCCGTAGACCTTCAGCTCACCGGAGGCGGTGAGGGTCCACTGCTGATTGGTGCCGCCGCTGCAGTCCCACAGCTGGACCTGGGTACCGTCGGCGGTGGCGGAGCTCGGCACGTCCACGCAGCGGCCGGAGGCGACGCCCTTGATCGGTCCGGAGCCAGGCGTGGGGGTCGGCGTGGGGTTGGGGTTGGGGTTCGAGGATCCGGCGTTGAGGGCGTTCAGGACGGAGGTGTAGGCGGGCTTCTTGTTGCCGTCGCCGTTGAACAGGAGCGGCGTGTGCTCGGCTCGCCAGGAGTCGGTGTCGCGCACACCCCAGACGGTGATGCCGAGGCAGCGCGGGACGGCCAGGCAGTCGTTGGTCACGTTGGCGTAGGTCGTGCCCGAGGCGCCCTGGATGTCGAGCTCGGTGACGGCCACGTCGACACCGAGGGCGGCGAAACTCTGGAGGGTGGTACGGAAGTTGCTGTTGTACGGGCTGTCGTTGTTGAAGTGTGACTGGAAGCCGACGCAGTCGATCGGCACACCGCGCTGCTTGAAGTCCTTGACCATGGCGTACATGGCCTGGGTCTTGGCCCAGGTCCAGTTCTCCACGTTGTAGTCGTTGTAGCAGAGCTTGGCGGCCGGGTCGGCGGCGCGCGCGGTGCGGAAGGCGACCTCGATCCAGTCGTTGCCGCTGCGCTGGAGGTTGGAGTCGCGCCGCGCTCCCGAACTACCGTCGGCGAACGCCTCGTTCACGACGTCCCACTGGGCGATCTTGCCCTTGTAGTGGGTCATCACGCCGGTGATGTGGTTGTTCATCGCCTGGCGCAGCGCGCTGCCGCTGAGGCTTTGCATCCAGCCGGGCTGCTGGGAGTGCCAGGCCAGGGTGTGGCCGCGCACCTGCTTGCCGTTCTGCACCGCCCAGTTGTAGACGCGGTCGCCCGCGGTGAAGTTGAACTGCCCCTGCTGCGGCTCGGTGGCGTCGATCTTCATCTCGTTCTCTGCCGTCACCGAGGTGAACTCGCGGGCCGCGATCGACGTGTACGTCGCGTCGCCCAGCCTGCCCGAGGCGATGGCGGTACCGAAGTAGCGGCCGCTCTGCGCCGCCGCGGCGCCGAGCGTGGTCTCGGCCGCCTGCGAGGCAGGCGCCGCAAGGACGGTGGCGGACCCGAGAGCGCCGACGAGGAGCGCCGCGAACAGGCCGCCTCTTTTCCGGCGGACCGTGGACGGAGTAGTGGCGTGGGAATGCATGGCTGGACCTCCGATAAGGGAGAACGCGGGTGGGGGAGAGCGCGCGGCGGAAGGAATCCGCGACGGCGATGTCCGCGTCCGGGAAATGGGACTGCGGAAAGTGGCGGTGAAGCCTCGTGAATCAGTGTGGAAATTCGCCATGAGCCTGTCAATGGTTTCGAAGATGTTTCGGAAACGTCGGCCGTTCGTAAGGTCCGTCACGGAATTTCACTGGAGCGAAGAAAAGGCGGCCCCTGTCGAAAGTGTTTCGACAGGGGCCGCTTCTCTGTGAGCAAGTGCTTGGTCAGTTCGGATAGGTGATGTCAAACCACGGGAAAAGGGCCTGGTTCGTGGACGGGTGGCCGTGGGAGCTGGCGTAGAGGCCGAGCTGGACGCTGGTGAACAGCGGCGTGAGGAAGGTGGCGTCGACCGCGGCCAGGTCCTGCCAGGGGCCGTCCGGCGCCGCGTGGACGAAGGTGTGGCCGAAGCCGCGGATACGGACCCCCAGGCGGACAGGGCCCGGGGGGACGGTGGCGCGGGCCAGGACGTCCGGCCCGCGGCGGAGGACGAGTCCCTCCGCAGTGCGCAGAAGGAGGAGGTGGGCGTCGTCGTCGACGACCACGGCCAGGCCGGCCTCATCGTCCGGTCCGGCCGGGGCGAAGCGCAGCTCGGTGGACACGTCGCAGTCGGGCTGTTCTTGGGGGCGGACCAGGAGGGAGGGGACGGCGAAGTCGCCGAGGCGTTCGGGGCGGAGCCGGAGCCGGAGCCCGTCACCGGTGGTCC is part of the Streptomyces sp. NBC_00250 genome and harbors:
- the araD gene encoding L-ribulose-5-phosphate 4-epimerase AraD, whose amino-acid sequence is MTTAVSKELRREVLEANLRIPRAGLATLTWGNVSGVDRDAGVFVIKPSGVSYDVLSEEDLVVVSLADGSVTEGHLRPSTDTETHRSLYLAFPSIGGVTHTHSTHAVAFAQARRPIPVLGTTHADTFNGPVPVTAALTSEQCATHYEYNTGQVIVDLLDRDDTRAREVPGALVAHHGPFTWGVGATASLEHAIICEAVAEIALHTIALGTVEPPQHVLDRHFTRKHGPGAYYGNPPSA
- the araA gene encoding L-arabinose isomerase, yielding MTLTQPDREIWFLTGSQGLYGAETLAQVADQSRTICDTLAGQPQMTVRLVWKPVLTDAAAIRALMLEANADDRCIGLIAWMHTFSPAKMWIAGLDALSKPLLHLHTQANRRLPWSTIDMDFMNLNQAAHGDREFGFVQTRLGVPRKTVAGHVSNPEVVDRIAGWARAAVGRAELTTLRLARFGDNMRDVAVTEGDKVEAQLRFGVSVNTYGVNDLVAVVDAAPEDAVSALVKEYEDLYALAPELRPGGERHDSLRYAARVEAGLRTFLTEGGFRAFTTNFEDLGGLRQLPGLAVQRLMADGYGFGGEGDWKTSTLLRTLKAMDHGLPGGTSFMEDYTYDLTPGQELILGAHMLEVCPSITTATPTCEIHPLGIGGREDPVRLVFDADPGPAVVVGLADMGDRFRLVANHIDVVAPPEPLPKLPVARAVWRPRPDLRTSTEAWLTAGAPHHTVLTTALGGEELEDLAEMLRTELVVIDEDTTVRRFTRELRWNQAYHRLAQSL
- a CDS encoding endo-1,4-beta-xylanase, encoding MHSHATTPSTVRRKRGGLFAALLVGALGSATVLAAPASQAAETTLGAAAAQSGRYFGTAIASGRLGDATYTSIAAREFTSVTAENEMKIDATEPQQGQFNFTAGDRVYNWAVQNGKQVRGHTLAWHSQQPGWMQSLSGSALRQAMNNHITGVMTHYKGKIAQWDVVNEAFADGSSGARRDSNLQRSGNDWIEVAFRTARAADPAAKLCYNDYNVENWTWAKTQAMYAMVKDFKQRGVPIDCVGFQSHFNNDSPYNSNFRTTLQSFAALGVDVAVTELDIQGASGTTYANVTNDCLAVPRCLGITVWGVRDTDSWRAEHTPLLFNGDGNKKPAYTSVLNALNAGSSNPNPNPTPTPTPGSGPIKGVASGRCVDVPSSATADGTQVQLWDCSGGTNQQWTLTASGELKVYGNKCLDAAGTANGSKVQIYSCWGGDNQKWRLNTDGTIVGVQSGLCLDAAANGTVNGTLIQLYSCWNGTNQRWTRA